In one window of Pelosinus sp. IPA-1 DNA:
- a CDS encoding Nramp family divalent metal transporter, protein MLKTVKRFFQEEHGLNQRAREILRYIGPGILVTVGFIDPGNWAANMAAGAEYGYKLLWMVTLSTIMLIVLQHNVAHLGIVTGRCLSEAATEYLRPLVSRTVLLSAVTASVATGLAEILGAAIALNMLFHIPLKVGAIFTALGCGWMLWANSYKRLEKWIMGFVSIIGLAFLFELSLVNINWPEAAIGWVSPVIPEGAMLVVMSVLGAVVMPHNLFLHSEIIQSRQWNLEDEAVIQKQLKYEFADTLFSMCIGWAINSAMILIAAAVFFSNQVQVEELEQAEIMLRPLLGNAAAVVFAIALLFSGISSTITAGMAGGSIFAGMFSEPYDVKDRHSWMGVALTYGLAVLLILFIENPFQGLVYSQMFLSVQLPWTIFLQIYLTSSKQVMGKYANTGLQQIMLWAIGIIVSVLNMMLLWDFIK, encoded by the coding sequence CAAAACAGTGAAAAGGTTTTTCCAAGAAGAGCATGGCTTAAATCAACGAGCAAGGGAAATATTACGTTATATTGGCCCAGGGATACTCGTAACAGTAGGATTTATTGATCCAGGAAATTGGGCTGCCAATATGGCGGCTGGGGCCGAATATGGGTATAAATTGTTGTGGATGGTGACGCTGTCTACAATCATGTTAATTGTATTACAGCATAATGTGGCCCATTTAGGCATTGTCACAGGTCGCTGTTTATCCGAAGCAGCTACAGAATATTTGCGGCCTTTAGTCTCACGAACCGTACTCTTATCTGCAGTAACGGCTTCTGTTGCGACAGGTCTAGCAGAAATACTTGGTGCAGCAATTGCTTTAAATATGTTATTTCATATTCCCTTAAAGGTGGGCGCTATATTTACGGCTTTAGGATGTGGCTGGATGTTGTGGGCCAATTCCTATAAGCGATTAGAAAAATGGATTATGGGTTTTGTATCGATTATTGGATTAGCATTTTTATTTGAGCTTAGTTTGGTAAATATTAATTGGCCTGAGGCTGCTATTGGCTGGGTTTCTCCTGTCATTCCCGAAGGCGCTATGCTTGTAGTGATGAGTGTACTCGGGGCAGTGGTAATGCCACATAATTTATTTTTACATTCTGAGATTATTCAAAGTAGGCAATGGAATTTGGAGGATGAAGCTGTCATTCAAAAGCAGCTTAAATACGAGTTTGCAGATACTTTATTTTCAATGTGTATTGGCTGGGCAATTAATAGTGCCATGATTCTAATAGCCGCGGCTGTGTTTTTTAGCAATCAGGTGCAAGTCGAAGAATTGGAACAAGCTGAAATTATGCTGCGTCCCTTACTTGGAAATGCCGCAGCAGTTGTTTTTGCCATAGCACTATTATTTTCTGGTATTTCTTCTACGATTACAGCAGGTATGGCTGGTGGAAGTATTTTTGCTGGTATGTTTAGTGAGCCATATGATGTTAAGGATCGCCATTCATGGATGGGAGTAGCTCTTACTTATGGTTTGGCAGTACTCTTAATTCTTTTTATCGAGAACCCTTTCCAGGGCTTGGTTTATTCTCAGATGTTTCTCAGTGTTCAACTGCCCTGGACAATATTTTTACAAATTTATTTAACATCGTCTAAGCAAGTTATGGGTAAATATGCAAATACAGGTTTGCAACAAATTATGTTATGGGCAATAGGTATTATTGTTTCTGTATTAAATATGATGTTGTTATGGGATTTTATTAAATAA
- a CDS encoding ECF transporter S component yields the protein MVYNTRYITKVGILSAIAVILMFFEVPLPMMPSFLKLDASELPAILGAFLLGPIAGVGIELIKNLIHGANSQTMGIGEVANFLVGVSFILPASYLYQRYNSPNGAIIALGVGTISMMFSASLLNYFILLPLYQAVLHFPLEQIISLGTVANPQIMDLKSFITMAIAPFNLIKGIVISIFTMMIYKKIFPVLCER from the coding sequence GTGGTTTACAATACACGTTATATAACAAAGGTAGGAATTTTATCGGCAATTGCTGTAATTTTGATGTTTTTTGAAGTGCCGTTACCTATGATGCCAAGTTTTCTAAAATTGGATGCCAGTGAACTGCCTGCTATCCTTGGTGCCTTCCTATTAGGACCAATCGCTGGTGTTGGCATTGAGTTAATCAAGAATCTAATACATGGGGCGAATAGCCAAACAATGGGAATTGGAGAAGTTGCTAATTTTCTGGTAGGTGTATCATTTATTCTTCCGGCAAGCTACTTATACCAGAGATATAATAGCCCTAACGGGGCTATCATAGCTCTAGGTGTTGGAACGATTTCTATGATGTTTTCTGCTTCTTTACTAAATTATTTTATATTATTACCTCTTTATCAGGCAGTATTGCATTTTCCCCTGGAGCAAATTATATCATTAGGGACAGTAGCCAATCCTCAGATTATGGATTTAAAATCTTTTATCACCATGGCCATTGCACCATTTAATCTAATAAAGGGAATTGTCATATCCATTTTTACCATGATGATTTATAAAAAAATCTTTCCCGTCTTATGTGAAAGATAA
- a CDS encoding YitT family protein, which yields MRYKIYQYLSVGVGCLLSAVAINSFLVPHHLLSGGVSGIAIILYYLFKFPIGVQILAMNVPLVYAAYRLLGKEYTIKTLYGTALFSFFVDATDYLANFTVVDDPILSAITGGIVTGIGSGLIFKANGSGGGLDIVSSIIKKYYSMNVGAASFSINCMIMLIAAILFGIKLAILTLISMFIAANITDNVVEGINRKKTVYIVSYKTDEILKAILKEVGRGATILRGEGAFTRQDKQVIFVVVTLTQIGQIKLLVQESDPNAFMIVQDAVEVMGRGFTLPSTKQL from the coding sequence ATGCGCTATAAAATTTATCAATATCTCTCGGTTGGTGTTGGGTGCCTACTAAGTGCTGTAGCTATTAATAGTTTTCTCGTCCCCCACCATCTTTTAAGTGGTGGAGTTAGCGGCATAGCTATTATTCTTTATTACTTATTTAAATTTCCTATCGGTGTACAAATTCTTGCAATGAATGTCCCACTTGTCTATGCTGCTTATCGTCTTTTGGGCAAAGAGTACACTATAAAGACCCTTTATGGAACAGCCCTATTTTCTTTTTTTGTCGATGCAACAGATTACTTGGCAAACTTCACTGTGGTAGATGATCCGATTCTTTCAGCGATCACAGGTGGCATTGTTACAGGAATTGGTTCTGGCCTGATTTTTAAAGCCAACGGAAGTGGTGGAGGACTTGATATCGTCTCCAGCATTATCAAAAAGTATTATTCTATGAATGTTGGCGCCGCTTCCTTTTCCATTAACTGTATGATTATGTTGATTGCTGCCATCCTCTTCGGCATCAAGTTGGCCATTTTAACATTAATCTCTATGTTTATTGCTGCTAACATTACGGATAATGTGGTGGAAGGGATCAATCGCAAGAAAACGGTTTATATTGTTTCTTATAAAACTGATGAAATCTTAAAAGCGATTTTGAAAGAAGTTGGTCGCGGCGCCACCATCCTTCGTGGAGAAGGAGCTTTTACAAGACAAGACAAACAGGTTATCTTTGTTGTTGTAACTCTTACGCAAATTGGTCAGATAAAACTTCTTGTACAAGAATCAGACCCTAACGCCTTTATGATTGTGCAAGATGCCGTCGAAGTCATGGGCAGAGGTTTTACACTACCAAGTACCAAACAACTGTAA